In Burkholderia sp. NRF60-BP8, a single window of DNA contains:
- a CDS encoding DapH/DapD/GlmU-related protein produces the protein MANDDRTTIIPRRTPESAAMVAEIKRAMAITARLNRLTFDDAADVRALFGELIGTQVDDGFVLIPPFHATGGAGMKLGRNVFVNQNCTFYDLGGLEIGDDVMIGPNVSLITSGHPVEPSRRRDGVVAKPIVIGRNVWIGAGVTIIGGVTIGENAVVAAAAVVTRDVPPNTLVGGNPAKIIRSIAE, from the coding sequence ATGGCAAACGACGATCGCACCACGATCATTCCGCGCAGGACACCCGAATCGGCGGCCATGGTGGCCGAGATCAAACGGGCGATGGCGATCACCGCGCGGCTCAACCGCCTGACGTTCGACGATGCGGCGGACGTGCGCGCATTGTTCGGCGAACTGATCGGCACGCAGGTGGACGACGGTTTCGTGCTGATCCCGCCGTTCCATGCGACGGGCGGCGCCGGCATGAAGCTCGGGCGCAACGTGTTCGTCAACCAGAACTGCACGTTCTACGACCTGGGCGGGCTTGAGATCGGCGACGACGTGATGATCGGCCCGAACGTCAGCCTCATCACGTCCGGTCATCCGGTCGAGCCGTCGCGGCGACGCGACGGCGTGGTCGCGAAGCCGATCGTGATCGGGCGGAACGTGTGGATCGGCGCAGGTGTGACGATCATCGGCGGCGTGACGATCGGCGAGAACGCGGTCGTCGCGGCCGCGGCTGTCGTCACGCGGGACGTGCCGCCGAATACGCTGGTCGGCGGCAATCCGGCGAAGATCATCCGGTCGATCGCGGAATAA